A region from the Pirellulales bacterium genome encodes:
- a CDS encoding translation initiation factor IF-3, with translation MLAIDKNQRINEQIRIPQVRVIAADGSQLGVLETSHALSLAREQELDLVEVAPTERPPVCRIMDFGKFKYQQKKKQHKQHSHHTKIKEIRVRPKTGDHDIETKVNQARGFLSHKDKVIISVVFRGRELAHIEEGHRVLKHVLQRLEDAGKLEAPPSQQGKRIVCTMGPR, from the coding sequence ATGCTAGCCATCGACAAGAATCAACGTATCAACGAGCAAATTCGAATTCCGCAAGTGCGGGTGATTGCGGCCGATGGTTCGCAATTGGGCGTACTGGAAACCAGTCATGCATTAAGCCTGGCACGAGAACAAGAACTTGACTTAGTGGAAGTGGCGCCGACCGAGCGGCCGCCCGTTTGCCGCATTATGGACTTCGGCAAATTTAAGTACCAGCAGAAAAAAAAGCAACACAAGCAGCACTCGCATCACACCAAGATCAAAGAAATCCGCGTGCGTCCGAAGACCGGCGATCACGACATCGAAACCAAGGTCAATCAGGCTCGCGGGTTTTTGTCCCATAAAGACAAGGTGATTATTTCCGTCGTCTTCCGTGGGCGCGAGTTGGCGCACATCGAAGAAGGTCACCGCGTGTTGAAGCACGTTCTGCAGCGGCTGGAAGATGCCGGTAAGCTAGAAGCGCCGCCATCGCAGCAGGGCAAGCGGATCGTGTGTACCATGGGGCCGAGGTAA